In a genomic window of Aggregatimonas sangjinii:
- a CDS encoding sensor histidine kinase — MAIKLKRSYRFAIRSAALITIVALLFMAVILFIFHFLDWRILLSFTVVLFIISFFILQIRIERFIYRRIKKIYDDVALLESSTLTSDPITTDMKTLTAEIEKFAKDKKIEIDTLKIREEYRKDFLGNVSHELKTPLFTVQGFIETLLDGAIDDKKVREKYLQRANKGVDRLIYIVKDLDLITKLEAGELAVETVDFDIIELIGNVFDLLEMKAAKKKIALVFDMDYQEPIRVLADREKIQQVLTNLLVNSIKYGNENGTTEVSVENLIQNKVIVRVTDNGEGIDTQYLPRLFERFYRIDRSGSRKEGGSGLGLAIVKHIIEAHGEKIYVESVSGVGSEFSFTLEKATVSNEEEELLTFD, encoded by the coding sequence ATGGCAATCAAGCTAAAGAGGTCATATCGATTTGCGATTCGTTCAGCAGCCTTGATTACGATAGTTGCGCTGCTTTTCATGGCTGTCATACTTTTTATTTTTCATTTTTTGGATTGGAGAATCCTTTTATCTTTTACCGTCGTACTATTTATCATTTCCTTCTTCATCCTCCAGATTAGGATCGAGCGTTTCATTTACCGACGGATAAAAAAAATATACGATGACGTGGCGCTCTTGGAATCATCTACGCTAACCTCCGACCCCATTACCACCGATATGAAGACCTTGACGGCCGAAATCGAAAAATTCGCCAAGGACAAGAAAATAGAGATCGACACCCTTAAAATTAGGGAAGAATACCGAAAAGACTTTCTAGGGAACGTATCCCACGAATTGAAAACGCCGCTCTTTACCGTACAGGGATTTATAGAAACCCTGCTTGACGGTGCTATCGACGATAAAAAGGTGCGGGAAAAGTACCTGCAAAGGGCCAATAAGGGGGTCGATCGCTTGATATATATCGTAAAAGACCTGGATTTAATCACCAAATTGGAGGCCGGGGAACTCGCTGTGGAAACGGTGGATTTCGATATTATTGAGCTAATAGGCAATGTTTTCGACCTGCTTGAAATGAAGGCGGCCAAAAAGAAAATAGCGCTTGTTTTTGATATGGACTATCAGGAGCCGATTCGAGTATTGGCAGATCGTGAAAAAATACAGCAGGTGCTGACCAATCTTCTAGTGAACTCCATAAAATACGGCAACGAAAATGGTACGACCGAAGTTAGTGTCGAGAATCTTATACAGAATAAGGTAATTGTACGGGTTACCGATAATGGTGAAGGAATCGATACGCAGTATCTACCACGTCTTTTTGAGCGTTTTTATCGCATTGATCGCAGCGGAAGCCGAAAAGAGGGCGGCTCCGGACTTGGCCTGGCCATCGTGAAGCATATTATCGAGGCGCATGGTGAAAAAATCTACGTGGAAAGTGTTTCGGGTGTCGGTTCTGAATTCTCGTTTACCTTAGAGAAGGCCACCGTTTCCAACGAAGAAGAAGAGCTGCTCACCTTCGATTAG
- the trmB gene encoding tRNA (guanosine(46)-N7)-methyltransferase TrmB, with translation MGSKNKLKRFKENETFKNVLQPTREEVKAGFPLKGKWSEHFGNDNPIVLELGCGKGEYTLGLAEQNARKNFIGIDIKGARFWRGAKTALEEERENVAFLRSQIELIDALFAENEVSEIWITFPDPQIKYKRTKHRMTNGMFLEKYKKVLSPGGLVHLKTDSEFMHGYTLGLLHGLGYEINYANHNVYKNEGSPAEVLNLQTFYEKQYLEKGKPITYIQFKLS, from the coding sequence ATGGGGAGCAAAAACAAGCTTAAACGATTTAAGGAAAACGAAACCTTCAAAAATGTACTTCAGCCTACGCGGGAAGAAGTAAAGGCAGGCTTTCCCCTAAAAGGAAAATGGTCTGAGCATTTCGGGAACGACAACCCGATAGTGCTGGAACTAGGCTGTGGAAAAGGGGAATATACCTTAGGATTGGCCGAACAAAATGCCCGAAAAAATTTTATCGGAATCGATATTAAGGGCGCTCGATTCTGGAGGGGAGCCAAAACCGCCTTGGAAGAGGAACGGGAAAATGTAGCCTTTCTACGATCACAAATCGAATTGATCGATGCGCTGTTCGCCGAAAACGAAGTCTCCGAAATCTGGATTACCTTTCCAGATCCTCAGATAAAATACAAACGCACCAAGCACAGAATGACGAATGGCATGTTTTTGGAAAAATACAAGAAAGTGCTTTCTCCGGGCGGACTGGTGCATCTCAAGACCGATAGCGAATTCATGCATGGTTACACTTTGGGACTTTTGCATGGGCTTGGCTATGAAATCAACTATGCCAACCACAACGTGTATAAGAATGAGGGAAGCCCTGCCGAAGTTTTAAATCTTCAGACTTTCTATGAAAAACAGTACCTTGAAAAAGGGAAGCCCATTACGTATATCCAATTTAAACTGAGCTAG
- a CDS encoding LysE family transporter — protein sequence MQHLLILFFATFSAAAMATVPPGLLNMNAAKVSVEKGKLNGVIFSLGVSTMILIQAYIAVMISKFLFNNPAVIDWLLKIAVGVFAFFAIYFFRAARNKNPVVAKAVTVSKRNSYLKGFLLAAVNLLTIPYYSGLNAMWNASGWIKFEITDILIFVLAAGLGTFSVLYLYVFYFNKLDQKTDGFSKNSNYILCGLMVVLLIVTLFRILYQ from the coding sequence ATGCAGCACCTACTCATCTTATTCTTCGCCACCTTTTCCGCTGCCGCGATGGCGACCGTACCTCCTGGTCTGCTGAACATGAACGCAGCCAAGGTAAGCGTTGAGAAAGGAAAGCTGAACGGGGTTATTTTCAGTCTGGGGGTCTCGACAATGATTTTGATACAGGCGTATATCGCGGTCATGATTTCGAAGTTCCTGTTCAATAATCCAGCGGTTATCGATTGGCTACTAAAAATCGCTGTAGGCGTGTTCGCATTTTTTGCGATATACTTTTTTAGAGCGGCGCGGAACAAAAATCCCGTGGTTGCTAAAGCGGTAACGGTCAGCAAACGCAACAGTTATCTGAAAGGTTTCCTGCTTGCCGCTGTAAATCTGCTGACGATTCCCTATTACAGCGGACTCAATGCCATGTGGAATGCCTCTGGTTGGATCAAATTTGAGATAACCGATATCCTTATCTTTGTTTTGGCCGCGGGACTGGGCACTTTTTCAGTACTTTATCTCTACGTTTTTTATTTCAACAAACTCGACCAAAAAACAGACGGATTTTCGAAAAACAGTAATTACATCCTATGCGGTCTTATGGTGGTATTGTTGATCGTAACATTATTTAGGATTTTATATCAATAA
- a CDS encoding MGMT family protein: MNPENKNFFQKVYEVASQIPEGRVTSYGAIAKYLGAARSARMVGWAMNSAGSMEHVPAHRVVNKAGLLTGKHHFDGTNLMQQLLENEGIEVIDNQIQNLDKHFWDPFKELGVEE, encoded by the coding sequence ATGAACCCGGAGAACAAAAATTTTTTCCAAAAGGTGTATGAAGTGGCGAGCCAAATACCGGAGGGCAGGGTCACCTCCTATGGTGCCATTGCCAAATATTTGGGTGCGGCCCGTAGCGCCCGTATGGTAGGTTGGGCCATGAACAGCGCGGGAAGTATGGAACATGTACCCGCCCATCGTGTGGTCAATAAAGCGGGATTATTGACTGGAAAGCATCATTTTGATGGTACCAACCTCATGCAACAACTATTGGAAAACGAGGGAATAGAGGTAATCGACAATCAAATCCAAAATTTGGATAAACATTTTTGGGACCCGTTTAAGGAATTGGGAGTCGAGGAGTAA
- a CDS encoding Mrp/NBP35 family ATP-binding protein: MKLDKKEVLKALEHITVPGEGKNMVESGAVKNIQIFGDEVEVDITINNPSLQARKKTEVEILKIIHREVYEKAKIKVNIKVDAPAAPKPNQIKGKPIPGIQNIIAVASGKGGVGKSTVTANLAVTLAKMGFKVGLLDADIYGPSMPIMFDVAHEKPLAVTIDGKSKMKPVESYGVKLLSIGFFTQPNQAVIWRGPMASKALNQMIFDAHWGDLDFMLLDLPPGTGDIHLSIMQAMPVTGAVVVSTPQAVALADARKGVAMFQQDSINVPVLGIVENMAYFTPAELPSNKYYIFGEKGARHLSEDLKVPFLGEIPLVQSIREAGDIGRPAAMQTGSPIEEAFEALTKNVVQETVRRNKSIPPTEAIKITTMAGCSSVAKK; this comes from the coding sequence ATGAAGCTAGACAAAAAGGAAGTTTTAAAGGCTCTTGAACATATCACGGTACCCGGTGAAGGGAAGAACATGGTCGAAAGCGGTGCAGTCAAGAACATTCAGATTTTCGGTGATGAAGTAGAGGTAGATATTACCATCAACAACCCTAGTCTTCAAGCTAGAAAAAAGACCGAGGTAGAGATTTTGAAAATCATTCACCGCGAAGTCTATGAAAAGGCTAAAATCAAAGTGAACATCAAAGTGGATGCTCCCGCAGCGCCAAAGCCGAATCAAATCAAAGGGAAACCCATTCCCGGGATACAGAATATCATAGCCGTTGCATCCGGAAAAGGAGGGGTGGGTAAATCTACCGTGACGGCCAATTTGGCGGTTACTCTGGCAAAAATGGGGTTTAAAGTCGGTTTGTTGGATGCGGATATCTATGGTCCTTCAATGCCAATAATGTTCGATGTTGCCCATGAAAAGCCCTTGGCGGTGACCATCGATGGCAAATCGAAGATGAAACCAGTGGAAAGCTATGGCGTAAAATTACTTTCCATAGGATTCTTCACCCAGCCTAACCAAGCGGTGATATGGCGTGGGCCAATGGCGTCAAAAGCCTTGAACCAAATGATATTCGATGCCCACTGGGGCGATTTGGATTTTATGCTGCTCGACCTTCCCCCCGGCACAGGGGATATTCATCTCAGTATCATGCAAGCCATGCCCGTAACCGGTGCGGTCGTGGTAAGTACACCTCAAGCGGTGGCTTTGGCAGATGCCCGAAAAGGGGTGGCCATGTTTCAGCAAGATTCGATCAATGTGCCGGTACTGGGCATCGTGGAGAATATGGCGTATTTCACGCCAGCGGAGTTACCAAGCAACAAATATTATATCTTTGGTGAAAAGGGCGCAAGACATTTGTCCGAAGACCTGAAAGTACCTTTTCTAGGAGAAATTCCTTTGGTACAGAGCATCCGCGAAGCGGGTGATATCGGGAGACCTGCCGCAATGCAAACGGGATCACCGATTGAAGAGGCTTTTGAAGCACTCACTAAAAACGTTGTGCAGGAAACGGTAAGACGCAACAAGAGTATTCCTCCGACCGAGGCAATCAAAATAACGACAATGGCCGGTTGTTCCAGTGTCGCAAAAAAATAG
- a CDS encoding NifU family protein produces the protein MTSEELKSNVEKALEEIRPFLQSDGGDITLVSIDNENSVKVRLEGACVGCSVNQMTLKSGVEMTIKKYAPQIEEVVNLE, from the coding sequence ATGACATCCGAAGAACTAAAGAGTAATGTCGAAAAGGCGTTGGAAGAAATCCGACCGTTTTTACAGAGCGACGGTGGGGATATCACCCTGGTTTCCATAGATAACGAAAATTCCGTAAAGGTTCGCTTAGAAGGGGCCTGTGTTGGGTGTAGTGTAAACCAGATGACCTTGAAAAGCGGTGTGGAAATGACCATTAAAAAATATGCGCCCCAAATTGAAGAGGTCGTTAATCTGGAATAA
- a CDS encoding NAD(P)/FAD-dependent oxidoreductase — MIKTDILIIGAGPTGLFAVFEAGLLKLKCHLIDALPQAGGQCSEIYPKKPIYDIPGFPEVLAGDLVDNLMEQIKPFQPGFTLGERAQTIEKCDDGSFIVTTNKGTKHHAPIVAIAGGLGSFEPRKPLLGNLSEYEDRGVAYIIKYPEVYRNKRVVIAGGGDSALDWSIFLADVASEVTLVHRRNEFRGALDSVEKVQELKNIGKINLITPAEIVGLNGVERLESVTIRKTMNAAEDITLEVDNFIPLFGLSPKLGPIGDWGLEIEKNAIKVDNTLDYQTNIPGIYAIGDVNTYPGKLKLILCGFHEATLMCQSAYQRIFPDKKYVMKYTTVGGVTGFDGSKKEAPKAVVKAID; from the coding sequence ATGATCAAGACAGATATACTGATAATAGGAGCGGGCCCAACGGGGCTTTTTGCCGTTTTTGAGGCGGGGCTTCTCAAACTAAAATGCCATTTGATCGATGCGTTGCCACAAGCTGGTGGGCAATGTTCCGAAATCTATCCAAAAAAGCCTATTTACGATATTCCGGGCTTCCCAGAGGTTTTGGCAGGGGATTTGGTCGATAACCTCATGGAACAGATCAAACCATTTCAACCAGGCTTTACGCTGGGTGAACGGGCACAAACGATTGAAAAATGCGATGACGGTTCTTTTATCGTTACCACGAACAAAGGTACCAAGCATCATGCACCTATTGTGGCCATCGCTGGTGGTTTGGGAAGTTTTGAACCACGTAAACCGTTGTTGGGAAATTTATCCGAATATGAAGATAGGGGAGTCGCCTATATCATCAAGTATCCGGAAGTGTACCGGAATAAAAGAGTAGTCATTGCCGGCGGTGGGGATTCAGCCTTGGATTGGAGTATTTTTCTTGCCGATGTGGCTTCCGAGGTCACTTTGGTACATCGCCGGAACGAGTTTCGAGGGGCATTGGACTCTGTTGAAAAGGTACAGGAGCTGAAAAACATTGGAAAAATCAACTTGATAACCCCCGCCGAGATAGTAGGTCTCAATGGTGTGGAAAGACTTGAATCCGTTACGATTCGTAAAACGATGAATGCTGCGGAAGACATCACTTTGGAAGTCGATAATTTTATCCCCCTTTTCGGACTCTCCCCTAAATTAGGCCCTATTGGTGACTGGGGACTTGAAATCGAAAAGAATGCCATAAAAGTGGACAATACCTTGGATTATCAAACCAATATCCCGGGCATTTACGCCATCGGCGACGTAAACACCTATCCGGGAAAATTAAAGCTCATTCTTTGCGGTTTCCACGAGGCGACCCTGATGTGCCAAAGTGCCTATCAAAGAATCTTCCCCGATAAAAAATATGTTATGAAATACACCACGGTAGGTGGCGTAACCGGTTTTGATGGAAGTAAAAAGGAAGCTCCGAAAGCAGTGGTAAAAGCCATAGACTAA
- a CDS encoding 2Fe-2S iron-sulfur cluster-binding protein: MSDIKIKITDREGITHEVDAPTDMNMNLMEVVRSYELAPEGTIGVCGGMAMCASCQCYVKSEHELPEMSDDEDAMLAEAFYVEDNSRLGCQIHMTLELDGLEVELAPES, encoded by the coding sequence ATGTCAGACATCAAAATAAAAATCACCGACCGCGAAGGCATAACCCACGAAGTAGACGCCCCGACCGACATGAATATGAATCTAATGGAGGTCGTTCGTTCCTATGAACTGGCTCCGGAGGGAACTATTGGGGTATGCGGCGGCATGGCCATGTGCGCATCATGCCAATGCTATGTGAAATCAGAACATGAACTTCCAGAAATGTCGGATGATGAGGATGCCATGCTGGCCGAAGCTTTCTATGTTGAGGATAACAGTCGCCTAGGCTGTCAAATTCATATGACCTTGGAATTGGATGGGCTGGAGGTCGAATTGGCACCAGAGAGCTAA
- a CDS encoding ABC transporter ATP-binding protein, whose product MAEKKVSILTAFKTIIWPRRNLVFIGLLLIVISKAASFVAPLSLKYLMDDIIPNKDVGFLKLLVGAVILAITVQAVTSFLLTKILSVQAQFLISELRAQVQKKVLSLPIRFFDNAKSGALVSRIMTDVEGVRNLIGTGLVQLVGGSITAIVSLVLLLNISWSMTLFTLIPLAIFAVVALKAFKIIRPIFRNRGKINAEVTGRLTETLGGVRVIKGFNAEAQENKVFEVGVAKLFENVKKSLTATAFMTSSSTFLLGVATTGVMGLGGYEIMEGSLTIGEFLTFTFLLGLMIAPIVQMSNIGSQLTEALAGLDRTEELMNMTPESDEENRTIVLDAIKGDIVFDDVSFAYEEDKEVLHNISFEANSGDVIALVGSSGSGKSTIAGLAATFLNPQSGNIFIDGQDVSKVNLNSFRKNLGVVLQDEFLFEGTIRQNILFPRPNASEEELQAAVKAAYVNEFTDRFEDGLETLIGERGVKLSGGQRQRIAIARAVLADPKILILDEATSNLDTESEALIQRSLATLTEGRTTFVIAHRLSTIRKANQILVIENGRIAEQGTHEELIAIEGRYYNLFTYQARI is encoded by the coding sequence ATGGCCGAAAAAAAAGTCAGTATCCTTACCGCATTTAAAACCATCATCTGGCCCAGAAGAAATTTGGTTTTTATCGGATTACTTTTAATCGTAATCAGTAAAGCAGCCAGTTTTGTGGCCCCGTTATCGCTCAAATATCTCATGGATGATATCATCCCTAACAAGGATGTCGGGTTTTTAAAATTATTGGTCGGGGCCGTTATTTTAGCCATTACCGTTCAGGCGGTCACCTCCTTTCTACTTACAAAAATCTTGAGTGTACAAGCACAGTTTTTAATTTCGGAGCTTCGAGCGCAAGTACAGAAGAAGGTGCTTTCGCTGCCGATTCGTTTTTTTGACAATGCAAAATCAGGGGCATTGGTTTCCAGAATCATGACGGACGTGGAAGGAGTCCGGAACCTCATCGGTACCGGGCTGGTGCAGCTGGTGGGCGGCTCGATTACGGCCATCGTTTCGCTTGTTCTTTTGCTCAACATCAGCTGGTCAATGACGCTTTTCACGCTTATTCCATTGGCAATTTTCGCTGTGGTCGCATTGAAAGCCTTTAAAATCATTCGCCCCATTTTTAGAAATAGGGGAAAAATCAACGCCGAGGTCACCGGTAGGCTTACCGAAACCTTGGGCGGGGTTCGCGTCATAAAGGGTTTTAATGCAGAAGCCCAGGAAAACAAGGTTTTTGAAGTGGGCGTGGCCAAACTGTTCGAAAACGTAAAAAAGAGTTTGACGGCAACCGCCTTTATGACCAGCTCCTCTACATTCTTGTTGGGAGTAGCCACGACAGGGGTTATGGGCCTTGGAGGCTACGAAATCATGGAGGGCAGTTTAACGATAGGGGAATTCTTGACCTTTACTTTTTTATTGGGATTGATGATTGCCCCGATTGTGCAAATGAGCAATATCGGCAGTCAATTGACCGAGGCCTTGGCGGGCTTGGACCGTACCGAAGAACTCATGAACATGACCCCAGAATCGGATGAGGAAAATCGGACCATTGTTCTGGATGCGATAAAAGGGGATATTGTCTTTGACGATGTGTCATTTGCGTACGAAGAGGACAAGGAGGTTTTGCACAACATTAGTTTTGAAGCCAATTCCGGTGATGTCATTGCCTTGGTAGGAAGTTCGGGTTCCGGGAAATCTACCATTGCCGGATTGGCGGCCACTTTTTTGAATCCGCAATCCGGAAATATTTTCATTGACGGACAGGATGTCTCGAAAGTAAATCTGAATAGTTTTAGAAAAAATCTTGGTGTCGTTTTGCAGGACGAATTTTTGTTCGAAGGCACCATTCGCCAAAACATCCTGTTCCCCCGGCCTAATGCTTCTGAAGAAGAGTTACAAGCAGCGGTAAAAGCGGCTTATGTAAATGAGTTTACAGACCGTTTCGAAGATGGATTGGAGACGCTGATCGGCGAACGGGGCGTAAAACTCTCGGGAGGACAACGTCAACGAATTGCCATTGCCAGAGCGGTTTTGGCCGACCCGAAAATTTTGATACTGGACGAAGCCACGTCCAACTTAGACACCGAAAGCGAGGCTTTGATTCAAAGGAGTTTAGCGACCTTGACCGAGGGCAGGACCACTTTTGTTATTGCGCACCGTTTAAGTACGATCCGAAAAGCAAATCAAATTCTGGTCATTGAAAATGGGCGGATAGCGGAGCAGGGCACGCATGAGGAGCTGATTGCTATAGAGGGCAGGTACTACAATCTGTTTACCTATCAGGCGAGGATTTGA
- a CDS encoding acylase: MRLSLLFACFIFLSCNSQPAQDIGTSSLKAKAERVTIIRDDYGVPHIYGKTDADAVFGLLYAQCEDDFNRVEQNYIWATGRLAEVEGEEALYSDLRAKLFMTEEEAKANYENSPDWLKKLCDAFADGINYYLETHPEVTPKLLTHFEPWMPMYFSEGSIGGDIERIRTEKIKAFYESWMDLPEAELLEIQKKEAMAEPQGSNGIAISGELTQSGNTMLLINPHTSFYFRGEVHVVSEEGLNAYGAVTWGQFFVYQGFNEKTGWMHTSTYTDVMDEFLETVTKVDEKYLYQYGEELRPVETSEIVLQYRDGDRMKKKTFPAYRTHHGPITHRTNGIWTASAMMWDPVKALEQSFIRTKKDGYKGFREMMDIRTNSSNNTVYADAEGNIAYFHGNFVPKRDVSFDYSKPVDGSNPKTDWQGLHTVDENILVLNPENGWIQNCNSTPYTAALEFSPKKEDYPYYMSRDEENFRGVHAISLLKDKKGYTLDSLIALAHDPYLPAFAVMIPGLIKNYNRYDDKNPKLREPMEVLEAWDYTTSKESVAMTLAHFYGTRYYQKGKYPEGMTAMERAEFWGSEDGEQTKFFEETIDQLTADFGTWNIPWGEVNRYQRLNGDIRQAFDDSKPSIPIGFASGTWGALAAYGARYTNNTKKIYGTRGNSFVAAVEFGEKVKAKTILAGGQSGNPDSPHFDDQIQKYADVDWKEVPYYKEDVLKRAKETYNPGKRSSTGSD; this comes from the coding sequence ATGAGACTTTCACTCCTGTTCGCTTGTTTTATTTTCCTTTCCTGTAACTCCCAACCTGCTCAGGATATTGGCACGTCAAGCCTTAAAGCCAAAGCGGAACGGGTGACCATTATCCGTGACGACTACGGTGTACCTCACATTTATGGAAAAACCGATGCGGATGCCGTGTTCGGGCTGCTATATGCCCAATGTGAGGATGATTTCAACCGTGTGGAGCAAAACTATATCTGGGCGACCGGTAGACTTGCCGAAGTGGAAGGGGAAGAAGCCCTTTACAGCGACCTAAGGGCAAAACTTTTTATGACAGAGGAGGAAGCGAAAGCCAATTACGAAAACAGTCCCGATTGGTTGAAAAAACTTTGTGACGCTTTCGCGGATGGCATCAATTATTATTTGGAAACCCACCCTGAGGTAACCCCAAAGCTCCTCACTCATTTTGAACCGTGGATGCCCATGTATTTTAGTGAAGGATCTATTGGCGGAGATATTGAACGAATTCGTACTGAAAAAATAAAGGCGTTTTATGAAAGCTGGATGGATTTACCCGAGGCGGAGCTGCTTGAAATACAAAAAAAGGAAGCCATGGCGGAACCCCAAGGCTCCAATGGAATCGCCATTTCTGGGGAATTGACCCAATCGGGAAATACCATGCTCTTGATTAATCCCCATACCTCCTTTTATTTTCGGGGCGAAGTGCATGTGGTAAGTGAAGAAGGTCTGAATGCCTATGGCGCGGTTACTTGGGGTCAATTTTTCGTGTACCAAGGCTTTAACGAAAAGACCGGATGGATGCACACGTCTACCTATACCGATGTGATGGACGAATTTTTGGAGACCGTCACCAAGGTTGATGAAAAATACCTATACCAATACGGAGAGGAACTACGCCCGGTCGAAACCTCGGAAATTGTTTTGCAGTATAGGGATGGTGATAGGATGAAGAAAAAAACGTTTCCTGCCTATCGTACTCATCACGGCCCGATTACCCATCGGACCAACGGCATCTGGACGGCCTCTGCCATGATGTGGGATCCGGTCAAGGCTTTGGAGCAATCTTTTATACGTACTAAAAAAGATGGATATAAGGGTTTTCGCGAAATGATGGACATTCGTACGAATTCCAGTAACAACACGGTATATGCCGATGCCGAGGGCAATATCGCCTATTTTCACGGTAATTTCGTGCCCAAACGCGATGTGTCTTTCGATTATTCCAAACCCGTTGATGGTAGTAATCCGAAGACCGATTGGCAGGGGCTGCATACTGTTGATGAGAATATTCTAGTACTCAATCCGGAAAACGGTTGGATTCAGAACTGTAATTCCACCCCTTATACAGCTGCTTTGGAGTTCAGTCCGAAAAAAGAGGATTACCCTTACTATATGTCTAGGGACGAAGAGAATTTTCGCGGCGTGCATGCCATCTCCTTACTGAAAGATAAAAAGGGGTACACTTTGGATAGTTTGATTGCATTAGCGCACGACCCCTACCTGCCCGCCTTTGCAGTTATGATTCCGGGTTTGATAAAAAATTACAACCGATACGACGATAAAAATCCGAAATTACGGGAGCCTATGGAGGTGCTGGAAGCTTGGGACTACACAACATCGAAGGAATCGGTAGCGATGACCCTGGCCCATTTTTATGGAACACGATATTATCAAAAAGGAAAGTATCCGGAAGGAATGACGGCTATGGAGCGCGCGGAGTTCTGGGGTAGTGAAGATGGTGAACAGACCAAATTCTTTGAAGAGACCATTGATCAACTTACAGCTGATTTTGGGACATGGAACATCCCCTGGGGAGAGGTCAACCGCTACCAAAGGCTCAATGGCGACATTCGACAAGCCTTTGATGATAGCAAGCCGAGTATTCCCATAGGTTTTGCGTCGGGAACTTGGGGCGCTCTGGCTGCTTACGGGGCGCGTTATACGAACAATACCAAAAAAATATACGGTACCCGGGGCAACAGTTTCGTCGCCGCCGTCGAGTTCGGGGAGAAGGTTAAAGCAAAAACGATTTTAGCAGGAGGCCAAAGTGGAAATCCAGATTCCCCTCATTTTGATGACCAGATCCAAAAATATGCCGATGTGGATTGGAAAGAGGTGCCTTACTACAAAGAAGATGTGCTGAAACGGGCGAAGGAAACCTATAATCCGGGAAAAAGGTCTTCGACAGGCTCAGATTGA
- a CDS encoding dipeptidase encodes MFIFDAHLDLAMNAMEWNRDLTWSVNAIRESEQGMTDKPDRGNNTVSFEAMRKGNIGLCMATQIARYVKPGNPLPGWNSPHQAWAQTQAQLAWYHAMEDLGELVQIHNRSQLNQHLELWKTTTEKKPIGYVLSLEGADSIYDIKQLEIAYEQGLRAIGPAHYGPGTYAFGTNSVGGIGEKGKALLREIEHLGIILDATHLCDQSFWETMDAYQGAVWASHNNCRALVDHNRQFSDAQIKELISRKAVIGVALDAWMMIPNWIKGKSTPTGMDLTLHRMIDHIDHICQLAGNANHVGIGTDLDGGFGKEQCPSDIDTIADLQKIPDLLAQRGYSPKDTAQIMYGNFIEFLRVNLP; translated from the coding sequence ATGTTCATTTTCGATGCCCATCTCGACCTTGCCATGAATGCCATGGAGTGGAACCGAGACCTCACTTGGTCGGTAAATGCCATCCGCGAAAGCGAACAGGGAATGACCGACAAACCGGATCGGGGGAACAACACCGTTTCGTTCGAAGCAATGCGAAAAGGAAACATCGGCCTCTGTATGGCGACACAGATTGCGAGGTATGTTAAACCAGGCAACCCGCTTCCGGGATGGAATTCACCACATCAGGCATGGGCCCAGACGCAGGCGCAATTGGCCTGGTACCATGCAATGGAGGATTTGGGGGAATTGGTACAGATTCACAATCGCAGCCAACTGAATCAGCACTTGGAACTGTGGAAAACAACAACCGAAAAAAAACCTATCGGTTATGTACTCAGCTTAGAGGGTGCGGACTCCATTTATGACATCAAACAACTTGAAATCGCGTATGAACAGGGCTTACGTGCCATTGGGCCTGCGCATTATGGTCCCGGCACCTATGCCTTTGGAACGAATTCGGTCGGGGGAATCGGAGAAAAGGGCAAGGCACTGCTAAGGGAAATTGAACACCTGGGCATTATCTTGGATGCCACGCACCTTTGCGACCAAAGCTTTTGGGAAACCATGGATGCCTATCAGGGTGCGGTTTGGGCTAGCCATAATAATTGCCGTGCACTGGTGGACCACAATCGTCAGTTTTCAGATGCCCAAATAAAAGAACTGATCTCCCGAAAAGCGGTCATCGGCGTTGCTCTGGATGCATGGATGATGATTCCGAACTGGATTAAGGGTAAATCAACCCCAACAGGTATGGATTTAACCCTACACCGGATGATAGACCACATCGACCATATCTGTCAACTCGCTGGAAACGCAAACCACGTGGGTATAGGCACCGATTTGGATGGAGGCTTTGGCAAAGAACAATGTCCATCGGATATCGATACAATAGCCGACCTTCAAAAAATACCAGATCTATTGGCGCAAAGAGGCTACTCGCCTAAGGATACCGCTCAAATAATGTACGGTAACTTTATAGAATTTCTTCGCGTAAACCTCCCTTGA